The stretch of DNA CCGGCGCACCGGGGCGGACGTGAGTGGCCCCGTGCCGCTCCCCACCCGCATCCGCCGCTTCACCGTGCTGCGCGGGCCGTTCAAGCACAAGGACAGCCGCGAGCACTTCGAGATCCGCACCCACAACCGTCTGGTGGACATCATGAATCCCACCAAGAAGACGATCGACAGCCTGATGACCCTCGACCTGCCCACCGGCGTGGACATCGAGATCAAGACCGTCGGGGGCCGCGCATGAAGGGCATCCTCGGCACCAAGATCGGCATGACCCAGATCTGGAAGGGCGACCGCGCCATTCCCGTGACGGTCGTGCTGGCCGGTCCGTGCCCCGTCGTGCAGCGCAAGACCGCGCAGACCGACGGCTACGAGGCCGTGCAGATCGGCTTCTCGCCCAAGAGCGAGAAGCGCGTGAACAAGCCCGCGCTGGGCCACTTCCGCAAGGCGGGCGTGTCCCCCGTGCGCTTCCTGCGTGAGTTCCGCGGCTTCACCCCCGAGGGGGACACCGTGAACGTCGACATTTTCGCCGAGGGCGAGAAGATCGACGCGACCGGCACCTCTAAGGGGAAAGGCACCCAGGGCGTCATGAAGCGCTGGAACTTCGCGGGTGGTCCCGCCAGCCACGGTTCCAAGAAGTGGCACCGCCGCCCCGGCTCGATCGGCCAACGCAAGACGCCGGGCCGCGTGTACAAGGGCAAGCGCATGGCCGGGCACATGGGCATGGAGCGCGTCACCGTGCAGAACCTCGAAGTGGTCGAGGTGCGGGCCGATGAGAACCTCATCCTGGTCAAGGGTGCGGTTCCCGGCGCGAACGGTGGCCTCGTGGTGCTGCGCCAGGCCGCCAAGGGAGGCAAGTAAGACATGGCGCAGATCAACGTCATCGGGAGCCGGGGTGGCCGCAGCATCGACCTCGAGTTGCCCGAAGTGAACCCGCACGTGCTGCATGAGGTCGTGACTTGGCAGCTCGCCGGTCGCCGCCGCGGCACCGCGAGCACCAAGACGCGGGCCGAGGTCAGCAAGACGGGCAAGAAGATGTACTCCCAGAAGGGAACCGGCAACGCGCGTCACGGCGACCGCTCCGTGCCCACCTTCGTGGGCGGCGGCGTGGCCTTTGGCCCCAAGCCCCGCAACTACGCCTACACCCTGCCCCGCAAGGTGCGGCAGCTCGGCCTGGCGATGGCGCTGGCCGACCGCCAGAACACCGGCAAGCTGGTGGCGGTGGACGGCTTCGACCTCGACGGCAAGACCAAGAGCTTTGTCGCCTGGGCCGCGCAGAACGGTCTGGACGGCTCCGAGCGCGTGCTGATCGTGACCGACGACGAGATGACCCGCCGCGCCGCGCGCAACGTCGCGTGGGCCACCGTGCTGCCCGTCGCGGGCCTGAACGTCTACGACATCCTGCGCCACGAGCGCCTCGTGATCGACGCGGTCGCGCTGGAGCCCGCTCAGGATGAGGGCACCGGGGAAGAGGGGGCCGCGCAGTGAGCTACTACGACATCATCAAGCAGCCCGTGATCTCCGAAAAGGCGTACGCGGGCATGGAGCGCGGCGTGTACTCGTTCTGGGTGGATCCCAAGGCCACCAAGACCGAGATCAAGGCCGCCGTGCAGCAGGCATTCGGCGTGACTGTGGTCGGCATCAGCACCATGAACGTCGCGGGCAAGCGCAAGCGCGTGGGCCGCTTTATCGGGCAGCGGGCCGACCGCAAGAAGGCGATCGTGCGGCTCGCGGACGGTCAGAAGATCGAGGCCCTCGAGGCCCTGGCCTAAGGAGTATTGAGACATGGCCGTCAAGAAGTACCGTCCGTATACCCCCAGCCGCCGTCAGATGACGACCGCGGACTTCTCGGGGCTGACCAAGAAGCGTCCCGAAAAGGCCCTCACCGAGGCGCTGCCTAAGACCGGCGGACGCAACAACCGGGGCCGCATCACCAGCCGCTTTATCGGCGGCGGGCACAAGCGCCTCTACCGCATCATCGACTTCAAGCGCCGTGACAAGGCGGGCGTGTCTGCCCGCGTCGCCGCCATCGAGTACGATCCCAACCGCAGTGCCCGCATCGCCCTGCTGCACTACGTGGACGGCGAGAAGCGCTACGTGCTGGCGCCCGAGGGCCTGACCGTCGGCGCCACCGTGAACGCGGGTCCTGAGGCCGATCCCAAGCTCGGCAACGCGCTGCCCCTGCGCTTCGTGCCGGTGGGCGCCGTGGTGCACGCTGTCGAACTGGTGCCCGGAAAGGGTGCTCAGCTTGCCCGCTCGGCCGGAACCTCGATCCAAGTGCAGGGCAAGGAAAACGACTACGTCCTGCTGCGCTTGCCCAGCGGTGAGATCCGCCGCGTGCACTCCGAGTGCTACGCGACCATCGGCACCGTCGGCAACGCCGAGCACAAGAACATCGTCCTGGGCAAGGCGGGCCGCAGCCGCTGGCTGGGCCAGAAGCCCCACCAGCGCGGCAGCGCCATGAACCCGGTCGACCACCCCCACGGCGGTGGTGAAGGCCGCACCGGTGCGGGCCGTCAGCCGGTCAGCCCCTGGGGTCAGCCTGCCAAGGGCCTGAAGACCCGCAAGAAGCGCAAGATCTCGGACCGCTTCATCGTCACCCGCCGCGGCGGGAAGTAAGGAGGGGAGACATGCCCCGTAGCCTCAAAAAAGGGCCGT from Deinococcus sp. HSC-46F16 encodes:
- the rpsJ gene encoding 30S ribosomal protein S10, yielding MVAPKIRIKLRGFDHKALDQSASKIVDTVRRTGADVSGPVPLPTRIRRFTVLRGPFKHKDSREHFEIRTHNRLVDIMNPTKKTIDSLMTLDLPTGVDIEIKTVGGRA
- the rplC gene encoding 50S ribosomal protein L3, whose amino-acid sequence is MKGILGTKIGMTQIWKGDRAIPVTVVLAGPCPVVQRKTAQTDGYEAVQIGFSPKSEKRVNKPALGHFRKAGVSPVRFLREFRGFTPEGDTVNVDIFAEGEKIDATGTSKGKGTQGVMKRWNFAGGPASHGSKKWHRRPGSIGQRKTPGRVYKGKRMAGHMGMERVTVQNLEVVEVRADENLILVKGAVPGANGGLVVLRQAAKGGK
- the rplD gene encoding 50S ribosomal protein L4; this encodes MAQINVIGSRGGRSIDLELPEVNPHVLHEVVTWQLAGRRRGTASTKTRAEVSKTGKKMYSQKGTGNARHGDRSVPTFVGGGVAFGPKPRNYAYTLPRKVRQLGLAMALADRQNTGKLVAVDGFDLDGKTKSFVAWAAQNGLDGSERVLIVTDDEMTRRAARNVAWATVLPVAGLNVYDILRHERLVIDAVALEPAQDEGTGEEGAAQ
- a CDS encoding 50S ribosomal protein L23, with amino-acid sequence MSYYDIIKQPVISEKAYAGMERGVYSFWVDPKATKTEIKAAVQQAFGVTVVGISTMNVAGKRKRVGRFIGQRADRKKAIVRLADGQKIEALEALA
- the rplB gene encoding 50S ribosomal protein L2; amino-acid sequence: MAVKKYRPYTPSRRQMTTADFSGLTKKRPEKALTEALPKTGGRNNRGRITSRFIGGGHKRLYRIIDFKRRDKAGVSARVAAIEYDPNRSARIALLHYVDGEKRYVLAPEGLTVGATVNAGPEADPKLGNALPLRFVPVGAVVHAVELVPGKGAQLARSAGTSIQVQGKENDYVLLRLPSGEIRRVHSECYATIGTVGNAEHKNIVLGKAGRSRWLGQKPHQRGSAMNPVDHPHGGGEGRTGAGRQPVSPWGQPAKGLKTRKKRKISDRFIVTRRGGK